TCCTTCATAGGTATGTCCGTCCACGTATGCCTTGACTTTACAGCGAAGGAAGCCCGGTGTTTTCAGTTTTGCCTGCAACTTCAGCGTGCCGTCTTTCAGGACAACCGCTTTCTTTGTCTCCACAGGATACATTTCGGGGCCCAGTTCGTAGTCAACCGTAACTCCGGGCAGAAGATTCTGCGCTTTCAGTACCCGGACGGTAAACGTACACTTTTCGTCCGGACGATAGTTCCAGTCGGCACGGTCGGGAGAAACGAGCACGCGGATTTCATTTCCACGGATCTGTGCAGATGCCGCAAGCATGCACAAGACAAACAGTAAAGATGCAAATAGTCTTTTCACGATATCAATTTTAAGTATAAGTTCTACAATACGGAAATTCCTTGCTTCGTGGCAAAAGTAGCCTCTTGGTACGAGGAATACCAATACTATATTATCACATTGCGGTCATTATCACACCAGGACCTTCTTCTTCCGGTAGTTTTCACGGAACTCCTTCGGCGAACATTCCTTTTTACGCTTGAACATGCGGTTGAAGTTGGAAAGATTGTTGAATCCGCACTCGTAGCATATCTCGGCAATCGTACGTGTGGAGTCAACCAGCAGCCGGGTGGCGAATCCCAGACGGATATCCAGGACGTAATCAGAGAGCGTCTTGCCGGTGCGCAAACGAAAGAAGCGGCTGAAGGATACAGGTGTCATCCTCACCATATCGGCCAAGACCCCCAAACGGATTTCTTCCTGGTAATGCTCTGCGATGTAACGCTGCACTTTCTGTACCCGGCGGCTGTCCGAGAAAGTTTCAATCTTGGCAAAAGAAGAGGAAGAAAGTGTCCGTGCATCGTCATACAGAGACAATTCATAAAGTATCTTAAGGAAGTCTATCACCGCATAGAATCCTTGCTCCTCGGAAGCCAGTTTGTCAAGCCGGTTATAGACTCTCATTATGGCCTGCATGGGGAAAGAAAGCCCGCACCTGGCGCGTTCAAGCATCCGGCGGATGCTGTCAAACTGATTTTTGTTGATGAGACATCCCGAAAACATGTCGGGCGAGAACTGGACGGTGATTTCACGGATATCCTTGGACACACAATCATGTTGTTCCCATACATGTTCCAGATCTTTGCCGGTAATCAGCACCAAGTCATAATCTCCCACTACCTCGGCCGAGTCTCCCACTACGCGCCGCACGCCCGAAGCGTGTTCGGTAAAGTTCAGTTCGTACTCGACATGGCAGTGAATAGGATAGGTAAACTCTGTTTTATGACGGTCGGCAATGTAGAAGCAATCCCGGTCCGACAACGGGGTAATCTCCCTCATGATGTAATTCTGGTTCTCCATAATGATTGGTTAAAAAAGTATCATATTGCAAAGATACGTACTTTCTTCTATCTCCACATGGCATTATTTGTTGCAAATAGGGGTAGTAATTGTTATAAATCAAGGCTACATCCCGGAAAAGACAGGCTCCGCACAGCGCAGGTAGCCTGCCCGACAGCCGCAACCATAGCCCGGCTGTACACGAGATGTACATCTCATACATCACGAGATGTGCATCTCAAGCTATACGAGACGTGCATCTCATGCACCGGGAGGCTATGGGATAAGAGAAGAAAAGTTATGCCCGGACAGATGAAAGACATACTCTCCGGCAGACAAACATTACTCTTGCAGCTTCAAGACAAGAAAAGATTCCGGACAGGCTTCCGAGCCTGCCGTCAGCGTAGCTTCTCCCGCCTTTCCGGTACTTTGCAGCAACACTTGCGCAAGTCCGTTGAAGGTCTTCACCCGGCAAGTACGGGCATCGGCATCCGCAGGACGTTCCGTGTCCCGGTAAGCAGGATCACCGTTCCCTACTCCGATAATGCGTACCGGACCGGAGACCGTGAGAGTCAGTTCATCGCAGGCATCGGGAACAAAGTGCTTCTTTTTGTCCCGAAGTTCAATGCGAACCACCGCCACGTCACGGTTATCGGCTTTAATGACCGTGCGGTCGGCCTCAAGAAGAATACGGGCAGGCTCACCGGCCGTCTCCACTTTGCGCACAAGCACCCTTTTTCCACTTCTGTAACCCGTGGCTTTCAGCGCGCCGGGATGATAAACGGCCTTCCAGGAAAGGTGACCGTTCTCAGGCATGGGCTTACGTCCCAAGTTTCTGCCGTTTACGGCAAGCTCCACTTCATCGCAGTTACTATATGCCCAGATGTCGATGCTGTCACCCTCGTGTCCCCGCAGATTCCAGTGGGGAAGCAGATGAAGCACAGGCTCATCCGTCCACCAGGCTTTCAGATAGAAAGCCTCATCCTTGGGAAAACCGCAATAATCCAGAATGCCGAATTGCGAACCGGTGGCGGGAAATTTCATGGGATTGGGCTCTCCACGGTAGTCAAACCCCGTCCAGTAGAAAAGCCCCGCCAGATATGGCCGCCCGTCGTAGAACTTCCAGCCGCGTTCTATGCAGTTCAGGAGGCTGTCCGGTCCGTTCGGCTTGCGGTTATGGGCCACCATTCGGCCGGAGAATGCAGGAAGGTCGAAATAGACGCCGCGTGTTCCGCAGCCAGATGTTTCTTCCGAACCAAGCGCACAGCGTGCGGGATAGTCTTTGCGATGCTGCTCCACCGGATTCTGGAGGATATAGTTGTAGCCTGCCACATCTGCCGGAAGCAGTATGGCGGGGCCGCCGCTGGAGGCCACGGTCATCGGCCTCGTGGGATCGAGACGATGGCAATACTCACGCATGGACGCGGCAATACGGGTTCCGCTTTCTTTCCACTCAATGCCCCACTCCTCGTTTCCCACACTCCAAAGGATGACGGAGGGATGATTACGGTCACGCTTTATCATGCGATCCAGCAGGCGGATGTGCTCACGATTGACACCAGTCAGGCGGTTTTCTTCGATGACAAGGATGCCAAGGCTGTCGCAGGCATCCAGCATTTCGGGAGTCATGGGATTGTGGGAAGAACGGTAGGCGTTGCAGCCGAAAGCCTTCAACTGCCTGAGGCGGTATGCCTGCAAGGCGTCGGGAATGCCCACACCCACGCCGGGATGATCCTGATGCATGTTCACGCCTTTCAGCTTCAGAGCCCTACCGTTCAGTATAAAGCCCCGGTCGGCATCAAAGCGGACGTGGCGGAGGCCGAACGGGGTGGAATAGCGGTCAACAAGGCTGTCTCCACAGTAAACCTCGGTTTGCATGGTGTACAGGTAAGGTGCGTCGGGAGACCAGAGATGATAGTCCTCATTCTTCTCCCGCCCCCGTGCGGCGGCGCTGATATGCAAGGAGGCCTCGGTGCTATGTTCTTCTTTGGCAAGCAGCCCTTTTCCCCTTACCTCAGTCTGCGCCAGCGGCTTTCCTGCGGTGGTGAGAAGCGTGTGGCGCAAGCGATAGTCGGCAGTAGGCAGCAATCCGGAGTTGGCCACCGTCGTCTCCACATGTACAAGGGCTTCCTCGCAGATATCGGCGGAAGTGGTGTAAACAAACGTGCCGAAAGGAGCCACATGAAGCGGCGCCGTCTTGTGGAGCCAAACATGACGGTAGATGCCCGCACCTTCGTAGAACCATCCTTCTTCGAGGGTGGCATCGGCACGGACGGTAATCAGGTTGTCTCCGCCATAGTTCAGATACTCGGTGATGTCATACGTCTGCGTGGCATATCCGCTTGGCTCGTGTCCCAGATAGAACCCGTTCACCCAAATGCGGGCGTCGCGGAAGATGCCGTCAAACTGAAGATAAAGATGCCTGCCCCGATCCGACTGAGGAACGGAGAACAGCTTGCGATACCACCCCACACTGGTTTCGGGGTACTGATATCCCACCTTTTTGTAGCCATGACTGTGGCTTGCGGAGGCATCGAAAGGCAAGTCCACCACCCAGTCATGAGGAAGATTCACCTTCTTCCAACCCGAAGCGTCGAACTTCATGGAATAAGGGCCAGCGTTATGGATAGAAGCGGCTTTCGTCAAATAATTAAAGTATTCTGTGCCGCAACCAAAGTCTTTGGCAGGATCGGAAGCGTTGCCCAAGGCAAACTGCCAGCCCTCATCCAGCAAGATACGTTCGCGAACCGGCTGCGCCGAAAGGCAGCAGGGAAGAAAAACTAAGAGAAAGATAAATATATTTCTGTTCATGGCAAAAAAAGTTATATGACACACCTTATTCCATCACTCGGAACGAACTTTTCAACAGATCCTTGTCATCGGAAGAAGCGCCCACCATGACGATGAACTCGCCCGGCTCCACGATCTTCTTCATACTGATGTCATAGAAGGCAAGCTTGTCAGAAGTGATCCTGAAGTTGACCACCTTGCTCTCTCCCGCCTTCAGAGGCACACGGGCAAAGTCCTTCAGCTCCTTCACCGGACGAGTGACGCAACTAAACCTGTCGCGTATATAAAGCTGCACAATTTCCACACCGTCGCGTCCGCCCGTATTCGTCACCTGCACGCTGACATCCACACTGCCGTCAACGCCAATCTCCGTCCGGCTCAACTGCAGGTCATCATACCGATAGGTGGTATAAGACAGGCCGTAGCCAAAGGGATAAAGTGGCGTACTGGGCCGGCCCGCCGCATAGGGATGGAAATATTGAGAAGGTTTGTGATTATAAATCATCTGAAGCTGCCCCACGCTGTGCGGAATGGTAACCGCCAGCTTGGCGGAGGGATTTACCTTGCCATACAGGATTTCGGCCACAGCCCTGCCGCCCTGCATGCCCGGAGCCCATGCCTCTACGATGGCAGGCAGATGTCGGGCAGCCCAGCGAATGCTCAAAGGACGTCCGCCCACCAGCACCAGGACGGTGGGCTTGCCCGAAGCGGCCACTTTCCGGATCAACTCCTCTTGCAAGCCCACCAGGTCGAGGTCGCTGCGGTCTGTATCTTCACCGTCCGTGCGGTCGTTCCAGCGGAAACGCATCATGTATTCGCCGGCTACCACAATGTTCAGGTCGGCGCTCAGGGCACGGGTGGCGGCTTCGTCCACCTTCGCGGGAGTCATGTGGCGGGGGTTCCAGCCCTGATCCACGAAGTCGAATAGCGTGTCGGGAGGAGCCACCATCTTCAGCCCGTCGAGTATGGTGACGACGTTATCTTCTTTTTGCAGGGCACTCCAGTCACCGAGGATATTCTGGTCATCGGCATTGATGCCCGTCACCAGCACCCTCTTGTAGCGGGAAGCGTCCAAAGGAAGCACTCCCTCGTTCTTCAGCAGGACAATGCCGTCGCGGGCGGCCTCCAGAGCCGTGGCACGGTGCTCGCCGCAAAGACGTATCTTCATGGTTTCAGCTTCATCGGCATAGGGCTGTTCAAAAAGGCCGAGACGGAACTTGACACCGAGGATGCGGCGTACCGACTCGTCAATGCGGGCTTGGGGGATGCGGCCTTCCTTAACCAGCTCCACCACCATCTCGTTCCAATGAATGCCGTGCATGTGCATGTCCACGCCCGACATGATGGAATGATAGAAGGCTTCCTTAAGATTCTCGGCCGTGGCATGCAGGTCGTAAGTGTGCTCAATGTCCATCCAGTCGCTGACCACAAAACCGGGAAACTCCCATTCACCGCGCAGTACATCCGTCATCAACCACTTGTTGCTGTGGCAGGGTACACCGTTCAGTTCGTTATGCGCCATCATCAGTGACATGGCTCCTGCCCTTACACCGGCCTCAAACGGCGGAAAGAATACTTCGCGGAGCGTTCGTTCGGACAAATCCGCCGGAGAGCCGTTGGTTCCGTTGACAGGTTCGCTTCCGCCCACAAAGTGCTTGATGCAGGCCAGCACGTCCTCACTGCTGTTCAGGCTTCCCTGATATCCTCTTACTGACTGTGCCCCCATCAGTGCCGCCAAGTAGGGATCTTCACCGTAGGTTTCGCCCACACGTCCCCAACGGGCGTCACGGGCCACTTCCACATTCGGATTGAACGTCCAATGCATGTTCATGGCACGCATCTCTCTGGCTGTCTCACGGGCTATCCTGTAAGCCATCAGCGTATCAAAGGAACAGGCGAGATTAATATTTGTAGGATATACGGTGTTGTCGGGGGCATTGGCATTGCCGTGAATCGCGTCGATGCCGAAGATGAGAGGAATCTGCAGGCGGCTTTTCATAGCAAGGGACTGCAGATAGTTGGCCTCCTTGAGGGTGAGCACATGAAGGAAAGAACCTATCAATCCCTGTTCGATCCATGCGGCCACGTCCATGTCCGTAACACCAGGATAGAAGGCATTGGCTGTATTGTTCCTCAACTCAGCCTCGGTCATCACGGCACTGTTTGCCCTGATATGTTCCAGACCGACGAACTGGTTCATCTGACCGACTTTCTCCTCCGGCGTCATCCGTCCGAGAAGATCTTCCACTCTATCTTTCACGGGAGCCGCAGAGTCTTTGTAAATTAGTTTGTTTTTCATTGAACGTATGTTTTATATGGAAGTTCCGGCTTGATTTAAAGCTTGGGCAAAGATAACGGGTTCACCAGACATCCGGTAGCATTATTTTATCCGATGATAGTATCATTCTGTTTTCGACAAGCACATAAGTTGTTATCTATCAGTTTTAGATAAACAAAGAGAAAACTTTTTCTGAAGATTTTGCGTACATTTGTCCCGTTGCTCCCAACAGAAGATACTACCGAAGATTCACTCTAAATAATTCAGATATGATAAATCCCATTTACTCCCCACTGCCCCAACGGTACGACAACGGCATGAAATATCGCCGTTGCGGGAAAAGCGGCATCCTGCTGCCCGAAATCTCCTTAGGCCTATGGCATAACTTCGGCGACGTGAACACATTCGCCAACTCCCAGGCTATGGCCCATTATGCTTTCGACAAGGGCATCACGCATTTTGACCTTGCCAACAATTACGGCCCTTCCTATGGCTCTGCCGAAGAAACTTTCGGAATGATAATGAAAAAATCCTTTATGCCCTATCGGGATGAATTATTCATCTCCACCAAGGCGGGCTATGACATGTGGCCCGGCCCTTACGGCAACTGGGGATCACGCAAATATCTGATGAGCAGTCTCGACCAAAGTCTGAAGCGTATGAATCTGGACTATGTGGACATCTTCTACACCCACCG
Above is a window of Bacteroides helcogenes P 36-108 DNA encoding:
- the galA gene encoding beta-galactosidase GalA, with protein sequence MNRNIFIFLLVFLPCCLSAQPVRERILLDEGWQFALGNASDPAKDFGCGTEYFNYLTKAASIHNAGPYSMKFDASGWKKVNLPHDWVVDLPFDASASHSHGYKKVGYQYPETSVGWYRKLFSVPQSDRGRHLYLQFDGIFRDARIWVNGFYLGHEPSGYATQTYDITEYLNYGGDNLITVRADATLEEGWFYEGAGIYRHVWLHKTAPLHVAPFGTFVYTTSADICEEALVHVETTVANSGLLPTADYRLRHTLLTTAGKPLAQTEVRGKGLLAKEEHSTEASLHISAAARGREKNEDYHLWSPDAPYLYTMQTEVYCGDSLVDRYSTPFGLRHVRFDADRGFILNGRALKLKGVNMHQDHPGVGVGIPDALQAYRLRQLKAFGCNAYRSSHNPMTPEMLDACDSLGILVIEENRLTGVNREHIRLLDRMIKRDRNHPSVILWSVGNEEWGIEWKESGTRIAASMREYCHRLDPTRPMTVASSGGPAILLPADVAGYNYILQNPVEQHRKDYPARCALGSEETSGCGTRGVYFDLPAFSGRMVAHNRKPNGPDSLLNCIERGWKFYDGRPYLAGLFYWTGFDYRGEPNPMKFPATGSQFGILDYCGFPKDEAFYLKAWWTDEPVLHLLPHWNLRGHEGDSIDIWAYSNCDEVELAVNGRNLGRKPMPENGHLSWKAVYHPGALKATGYRSGKRVLVRKVETAGEPARILLEADRTVIKADNRDVAVVRIELRDKKKHFVPDACDELTLTVSGPVRIIGVGNGDPAYRDTERPADADARTCRVKTFNGLAQVLLQSTGKAGEATLTAGSEACPESFLVLKLQE
- a CDS encoding glycoside hydrolase family 3 N-terminal domain-containing protein — its product is MKNKLIYKDSAAPVKDRVEDLLGRMTPEEKVGQMNQFVGLEHIRANSAVMTEAELRNNTANAFYPGVTDMDVAAWIEQGLIGSFLHVLTLKEANYLQSLAMKSRLQIPLIFGIDAIHGNANAPDNTVYPTNINLACSFDTLMAYRIARETAREMRAMNMHWTFNPNVEVARDARWGRVGETYGEDPYLAALMGAQSVRGYQGSLNSSEDVLACIKHFVGGSEPVNGTNGSPADLSERTLREVFFPPFEAGVRAGAMSLMMAHNELNGVPCHSNKWLMTDVLRGEWEFPGFVVSDWMDIEHTYDLHATAENLKEAFYHSIMSGVDMHMHGIHWNEMVVELVKEGRIPQARIDESVRRILGVKFRLGLFEQPYADEAETMKIRLCGEHRATALEAARDGIVLLKNEGVLPLDASRYKRVLVTGINADDQNILGDWSALQKEDNVVTILDGLKMVAPPDTLFDFVDQGWNPRHMTPAKVDEAATRALSADLNIVVAGEYMMRFRWNDRTDGEDTDRSDLDLVGLQEELIRKVAASGKPTVLVLVGGRPLSIRWAARHLPAIVEAWAPGMQGGRAVAEILYGKVNPSAKLAVTIPHSVGQLQMIYNHKPSQYFHPYAAGRPSTPLYPFGYGLSYTTYRYDDLQLSRTEIGVDGSVDVSVQVTNTGGRDGVEIVQLYIRDRFSCVTRPVKELKDFARVPLKAGESKVVNFRITSDKLAFYDISMKKIVEPGEFIVMVGASSDDKDLLKSSFRVME
- a CDS encoding helix-turn-helix domain-containing protein, with amino-acid sequence MENQNYIMREITPLSDRDCFYIADRHKTEFTYPIHCHVEYELNFTEHASGVRRVVGDSAEVVGDYDLVLITGKDLEHVWEQHDCVSKDIREITVQFSPDMFSGCLINKNQFDSIRRMLERARCGLSFPMQAIMRVYNRLDKLASEEQGFYAVIDFLKILYELSLYDDARTLSSSSFAKIETFSDSRRVQKVQRYIAEHYQEEIRLGVLADMVRMTPVSFSRFFRLRTGKTLSDYVLDIRLGFATRLLVDSTRTIAEICYECGFNNLSNFNRMFKRKKECSPKEFRENYRKKKVLV